In Amaranthus tricolor cultivar Red isolate AtriRed21 chromosome 3, ASM2621246v1, whole genome shotgun sequence, a single window of DNA contains:
- the LOC130808944 gene encoding ATP-dependent DNA helicase homolog RECG, chloroplastic isoform X3 gives MRNAMMLNFIFSENCLRTAIVFDGGYHPFLARNIRYNQILVSKFCCRSKHKVPGKLLDQVDSHGVGTISRPSNFINKVCIMLGYDNLDGLVNGRTHKTQDFFLEARKKFPSINLGSSPLIELFSNSAWHSQTKTYSPSISCEEFQPIATDGKWMIPVSLTKVCPSLNNSLPDTDSEESLPPIVLNNDKLSQLILDKPINLIEGLSKRQSRQLEDCDFHTLRKLLHHFPRSYADLQNSHMGIEDGQYLIFVGRILSSRAVKASYALSFWEVIVHGEVGINVGGKKMIYLHLKKFFRGTRFTSQGFLRCLEKKHEEGDFVCVSGKVRGTSKEDHYEMREYSLDVIENEDDLSIAMKGRLFPIYPSKGGLKPHFFRDIMIRVLQSLHADIDPIPLDITIDIGLLGLHDAYIAIHQPKDLNEADLARRRFVFDEFFYLQLGRMYQMLEGLGSRIEKEVLLERYRNIEQTSVLSEEWSDLTRSVLEKLPYSLTKSQLNAISEIIWDLKRPVPMNRLLQGDVGCGKTVVAFLACMEVIGSGYQAAYMVPTELLAIQHYEDLCNLLENVDCSCRPCVALLTGSTPAKQARMIRNELQAGTISLVIGTHSLIAESVEFLALRLAVIDEQHRFGVIQRGRLNNKLSCASASGTGSAAFGDTQKGKMQMTPHVLAMSATPIPRSLALALYGDMSLTQITDLPPGRLPIETCIVEGDEYGFEKVYEMMHHELEAGGKVYLVYPIIEQSELLPQLRAASGDFETISSKFPNYSCGLLHGKMKGDEKDKALKCFREGETRILLSTQVIETGIDVPDASMMVVMNAERFGMAQLHQLRGRVGRGARKSKCILVASTATSINRLKELEKSSDGYHLAKVDLLLRGPGDLLGKKQSGHLPDFPIVRLEVDGSIIQDAHVAALKVLSTSHDLAQYPALKAELSMRQPLSFLGD, from the exons GTGTGTATTATGTTGGGGTACGATAACCTTGATGGTTTAGTAAATGGAAGAACTCATAAGACACAAGATTTTTTTCTAGAAGCACGGAAAAAATTTCCATCCATCAATCTTGGAAGTTCACCTCTGATTGAACTGTTTAGTAATTCAGCCTGGCATTCTCAGACAAAGACTTATTCTCCATCTATAAGTTGTGAAGAATTTCAACCTATCGCAACAGATGGGAAGTGGATGATTCCGGTTTCTCTTACAAAAGTGTGCCCTTCTCTTAATAACAGCCTTCCAGATACAG ATTCTGAAGAGTCTTTGCCTCCTATAGTGCTCAATAATGACAAATTATCTCAGTTGATACTTGACAAACCTATTAACCTCATAGAAGGATTGAGCAAACGGCAGTCTCGTCAGCTGGAAGATTGTGATTTCCATACG TTGCGCAAATTGTTGCACCACTTTCCTCGTAGTTATGCTGATCTACAGAACTCGCATATGGGAATTGAGGACGGCCAGTACTTGATTTTTGTTGGCAGGATTTTGTCGTCCAG GGCTGTTAAAGCTAGCTATGCACTTTCTTTTTGGGAGGTGATTGTGCATGGTGAGGTTGGCATAAATGTTGGTGGAAAGAAGATGATCTATTTGCATCTAAAGAAATTTTTTCGTGGCACTCGTTTCACTAGCCAAGGTTTTCTTCGCTGTCTTGAAAAGAAGCACGAAGAAGGTGATTTTGTGTGTGTTAGTGGGAAG GTGAGGGGCACTTCTAAGGAGGATCACTATGAAATGAGAGAATATAGCTTGGATGTGATTGAGAATGAAGATGATCTGTCTATTGCAATGAAGGGGAGACTATTTCCTATATATCCTTCTAAGGGTGGCCTAAAACCTCATTTCTTCCGAGACATTATGATAAG AGTCTTGCAGTCATTGCATGCTGATATAGATCCTATTCCTCTAGATATCACAATAGACATTGGACTTTTGGGGCTTCATGAT GCATATATTGCTATTCACCAGCCTAAGGATTTAAATGAAGCTGATCTTGCTCGCAGAAGATTTGTATTTGATGAGTTCTTTTACCTTCAG TTGGGTCGCATGTACCAGATGCTTGAAGGTCTTGGATCCAGAATAGAGAAGGAAGTATTGCTTGAAAGATACAGAAACATAGAGCAGACATCTGTTTTATCTGAGGAGTGGTCGGACCTCACTAGGAGTGTTCTAGAAAAATTACCTTATTCATTAACTAAAAGCCAACTAAATGCAATCTCAGAAATAATTTGGGACCTAAAGCGACCAGTTCCCATGAATCGGCTACTGCAG GGTGATGTGGGCTGTGGAAAGACAGTTGTTGCCTTTTTGGCATGCATGGAAGTCATTGGCTCTGGATACCAG GCAGCTTACATGGTTCCTACTGAGTTGCTTGCTATCCAGCACTATGAAGACCTGTGTAATCTGCTGGAGAATGTGGATTGTTCTTGCAGACCTTGTGTTGCGCTTCTAACGGGTTCAACTCCAGCAAAACAAGCACGGATGATACGCAAT GAACTCCAAGCAGGGACTATTTCGTTAGTAATTGGAACCCATAGCTTGATTGCTGAAAGTGTAGAATTTTTGGCTTTAAGGCTTGCAGTAATTGATGAGCAACATCGTTTTGGTGTAATTCAGAGAGGAAGATTGAATAATAAG TTAAGTTGTGCGTCTGCATCTGGAACTGGTTCAGCTGCTTTTGGTGATACCCAGAAAGGTAAGATGCAAATGACACCACATGTTCTTGCAATGTCAGCTACCCCAATACCCAGAAGTCTTGCTTTAGCTCTATATGGAGACATGTCCCTGACACAG ATCACAGATTTGCCTCCAGGAAGATTGCCTATTGAGACGTGTATTGTTGAAGGAGATGAGTACGGATTTGAGAAGGTTTATGAG ATGATGCACCATGAACTGGAAGCGGGAGGAAAAGTATATCTTGTATACCCGATCATTGAGCAATCTGAGCTACTTCCCCAGCTGCGTGCTGCTTCAGGAGATTTTGAAACTATAAGTTCCAAGTTCCCTAATTACAGCTGTGgattactgcatggaaaaatgAAGGGTGATGAAAAGGACAAGGCGCTAAAATGTTTTAGAGAAGGAGAAACACGGATTCTTCTTTCTACTCAAGTTATTGAGACTGGGATCGACGTGCCAGATGCATCCATGATGGTGGTGATGAATGCTGAACGATTTGGAATGGCGCAATTGCATCAACTTAGAGGTCGAGTTGGGCGTGGTGCTAGGAAATCCAAGTGTATACTAGTTGCTTCTACTGCAACTAGTATCAACCGCTTAAAGGAATTGGAGAAGTCATCAGATGGATATCATCTGGCTAAAGTCGACCTTCTTCTACGTGGGCCTGGTGACTTGCTTGGAAAGAAGCAATCAGGACACCTTCCCGATTTTCCTATTGTTCGATTGGAAGTTGATGGATCaataattcaagatgctcacgTTGCTGCTTTG AAAGTATTAAGCACCTCACATGATCTGGCACAATACCCAGCGCTTAAAGCGGAGCTTAGTATGCGACAGCCACTTTCGTTCCTAGGTGATTGA
- the LOC130808944 gene encoding ATP-dependent DNA helicase homolog RECG, chloroplastic isoform X1 has protein sequence MRNAMMLNFIFSENCLRTAIVFDGGYHPFLARNIRYNQILVSKFCCRSKHKVPGKLLDQVDSHGVGTISRPSNFINKVCIMLGYDNLDGLVNGRTHKTQDFFLEARKKFPSINLGSSPLIELFSNSAWHSQTKTYSPSISCEEFQPIATDGKWMIPVSLTKVCPSLNNSLPDTGFSCEEVSIPTPTQFHSDSLEDQQCIFADSEESLPPIVLNNDKLSQLILDKPINLIEGLSKRQSRQLEDCDFHTLRKLLHHFPRSYADLQNSHMGIEDGQYLIFVGRILSSRAVKASYALSFWEVIVHGEVGINVGGKKMIYLHLKKFFRGTRFTSQGFLRCLEKKHEEGDFVCVSGKVRGTSKEDHYEMREYSLDVIENEDDLSIAMKGRLFPIYPSKGGLKPHFFRDIMIRVLQSLHADIDPIPLDITIDIGLLGLHDAYIAIHQPKDLNEADLARRRFVFDEFFYLQLGRMYQMLEGLGSRIEKEVLLERYRNIEQTSVLSEEWSDLTRSVLEKLPYSLTKSQLNAISEIIWDLKRPVPMNRLLQGDVGCGKTVVAFLACMEVIGSGYQAAYMVPTELLAIQHYEDLCNLLENVDCSCRPCVALLTGSTPAKQARMIRNELQAGTISLVIGTHSLIAESVEFLALRLAVIDEQHRFGVIQRGRLNNKLSCASASGTGSAAFGDTQKGKMQMTPHVLAMSATPIPRSLALALYGDMSLTQITDLPPGRLPIETCIVEGDEYGFEKVYEMMHHELEAGGKVYLVYPIIEQSELLPQLRAASGDFETISSKFPNYSCGLLHGKMKGDEKDKALKCFREGETRILLSTQVIETGIDVPDASMMVVMNAERFGMAQLHQLRGRVGRGARKSKCILVASTATSINRLKELEKSSDGYHLAKVDLLLRGPGDLLGKKQSGHLPDFPIVRLEVDGSIIQDAHVAALKVLSTSHDLAQYPALKAELSMRQPLSFLGD, from the exons GTGTGTATTATGTTGGGGTACGATAACCTTGATGGTTTAGTAAATGGAAGAACTCATAAGACACAAGATTTTTTTCTAGAAGCACGGAAAAAATTTCCATCCATCAATCTTGGAAGTTCACCTCTGATTGAACTGTTTAGTAATTCAGCCTGGCATTCTCAGACAAAGACTTATTCTCCATCTATAAGTTGTGAAGAATTTCAACCTATCGCAACAGATGGGAAGTGGATGATTCCGGTTTCTCTTACAAAAGTGTGCCCTTCTCTTAATAACAGCCTTCCAGATACAGGTTTTTCATGTGAAGAAGTTTCTATACCTACTCCGACCCAATTTCATTCCGATTCCCTTGAAGATCAGCAATGCATTTTTGCAGATTCTGAAGAGTCTTTGCCTCCTATAGTGCTCAATAATGACAAATTATCTCAGTTGATACTTGACAAACCTATTAACCTCATAGAAGGATTGAGCAAACGGCAGTCTCGTCAGCTGGAAGATTGTGATTTCCATACG TTGCGCAAATTGTTGCACCACTTTCCTCGTAGTTATGCTGATCTACAGAACTCGCATATGGGAATTGAGGACGGCCAGTACTTGATTTTTGTTGGCAGGATTTTGTCGTCCAG GGCTGTTAAAGCTAGCTATGCACTTTCTTTTTGGGAGGTGATTGTGCATGGTGAGGTTGGCATAAATGTTGGTGGAAAGAAGATGATCTATTTGCATCTAAAGAAATTTTTTCGTGGCACTCGTTTCACTAGCCAAGGTTTTCTTCGCTGTCTTGAAAAGAAGCACGAAGAAGGTGATTTTGTGTGTGTTAGTGGGAAG GTGAGGGGCACTTCTAAGGAGGATCACTATGAAATGAGAGAATATAGCTTGGATGTGATTGAGAATGAAGATGATCTGTCTATTGCAATGAAGGGGAGACTATTTCCTATATATCCTTCTAAGGGTGGCCTAAAACCTCATTTCTTCCGAGACATTATGATAAG AGTCTTGCAGTCATTGCATGCTGATATAGATCCTATTCCTCTAGATATCACAATAGACATTGGACTTTTGGGGCTTCATGAT GCATATATTGCTATTCACCAGCCTAAGGATTTAAATGAAGCTGATCTTGCTCGCAGAAGATTTGTATTTGATGAGTTCTTTTACCTTCAG TTGGGTCGCATGTACCAGATGCTTGAAGGTCTTGGATCCAGAATAGAGAAGGAAGTATTGCTTGAAAGATACAGAAACATAGAGCAGACATCTGTTTTATCTGAGGAGTGGTCGGACCTCACTAGGAGTGTTCTAGAAAAATTACCTTATTCATTAACTAAAAGCCAACTAAATGCAATCTCAGAAATAATTTGGGACCTAAAGCGACCAGTTCCCATGAATCGGCTACTGCAG GGTGATGTGGGCTGTGGAAAGACAGTTGTTGCCTTTTTGGCATGCATGGAAGTCATTGGCTCTGGATACCAG GCAGCTTACATGGTTCCTACTGAGTTGCTTGCTATCCAGCACTATGAAGACCTGTGTAATCTGCTGGAGAATGTGGATTGTTCTTGCAGACCTTGTGTTGCGCTTCTAACGGGTTCAACTCCAGCAAAACAAGCACGGATGATACGCAAT GAACTCCAAGCAGGGACTATTTCGTTAGTAATTGGAACCCATAGCTTGATTGCTGAAAGTGTAGAATTTTTGGCTTTAAGGCTTGCAGTAATTGATGAGCAACATCGTTTTGGTGTAATTCAGAGAGGAAGATTGAATAATAAG TTAAGTTGTGCGTCTGCATCTGGAACTGGTTCAGCTGCTTTTGGTGATACCCAGAAAGGTAAGATGCAAATGACACCACATGTTCTTGCAATGTCAGCTACCCCAATACCCAGAAGTCTTGCTTTAGCTCTATATGGAGACATGTCCCTGACACAG ATCACAGATTTGCCTCCAGGAAGATTGCCTATTGAGACGTGTATTGTTGAAGGAGATGAGTACGGATTTGAGAAGGTTTATGAG ATGATGCACCATGAACTGGAAGCGGGAGGAAAAGTATATCTTGTATACCCGATCATTGAGCAATCTGAGCTACTTCCCCAGCTGCGTGCTGCTTCAGGAGATTTTGAAACTATAAGTTCCAAGTTCCCTAATTACAGCTGTGgattactgcatggaaaaatgAAGGGTGATGAAAAGGACAAGGCGCTAAAATGTTTTAGAGAAGGAGAAACACGGATTCTTCTTTCTACTCAAGTTATTGAGACTGGGATCGACGTGCCAGATGCATCCATGATGGTGGTGATGAATGCTGAACGATTTGGAATGGCGCAATTGCATCAACTTAGAGGTCGAGTTGGGCGTGGTGCTAGGAAATCCAAGTGTATACTAGTTGCTTCTACTGCAACTAGTATCAACCGCTTAAAGGAATTGGAGAAGTCATCAGATGGATATCATCTGGCTAAAGTCGACCTTCTTCTACGTGGGCCTGGTGACTTGCTTGGAAAGAAGCAATCAGGACACCTTCCCGATTTTCCTATTGTTCGATTGGAAGTTGATGGATCaataattcaagatgctcacgTTGCTGCTTTG AAAGTATTAAGCACCTCACATGATCTGGCACAATACCCAGCGCTTAAAGCGGAGCTTAGTATGCGACAGCCACTTTCGTTCCTAGGTGATTGA
- the LOC130808944 gene encoding ATP-dependent DNA helicase homolog RECG, chloroplastic isoform X2: MRNAMMLNFIFSENCLRTAIVFDGGYHPFLARNIRSKHKVPGKLLDQVDSHGVGTISRPSNFINKVCIMLGYDNLDGLVNGRTHKTQDFFLEARKKFPSINLGSSPLIELFSNSAWHSQTKTYSPSISCEEFQPIATDGKWMIPVSLTKVCPSLNNSLPDTGFSCEEVSIPTPTQFHSDSLEDQQCIFADSEESLPPIVLNNDKLSQLILDKPINLIEGLSKRQSRQLEDCDFHTLRKLLHHFPRSYADLQNSHMGIEDGQYLIFVGRILSSRAVKASYALSFWEVIVHGEVGINVGGKKMIYLHLKKFFRGTRFTSQGFLRCLEKKHEEGDFVCVSGKVRGTSKEDHYEMREYSLDVIENEDDLSIAMKGRLFPIYPSKGGLKPHFFRDIMIRVLQSLHADIDPIPLDITIDIGLLGLHDAYIAIHQPKDLNEADLARRRFVFDEFFYLQLGRMYQMLEGLGSRIEKEVLLERYRNIEQTSVLSEEWSDLTRSVLEKLPYSLTKSQLNAISEIIWDLKRPVPMNRLLQGDVGCGKTVVAFLACMEVIGSGYQAAYMVPTELLAIQHYEDLCNLLENVDCSCRPCVALLTGSTPAKQARMIRNELQAGTISLVIGTHSLIAESVEFLALRLAVIDEQHRFGVIQRGRLNNKLSCASASGTGSAAFGDTQKGKMQMTPHVLAMSATPIPRSLALALYGDMSLTQITDLPPGRLPIETCIVEGDEYGFEKVYEMMHHELEAGGKVYLVYPIIEQSELLPQLRAASGDFETISSKFPNYSCGLLHGKMKGDEKDKALKCFREGETRILLSTQVIETGIDVPDASMMVVMNAERFGMAQLHQLRGRVGRGARKSKCILVASTATSINRLKELEKSSDGYHLAKVDLLLRGPGDLLGKKQSGHLPDFPIVRLEVDGSIIQDAHVAALKVLSTSHDLAQYPALKAELSMRQPLSFLGD, from the exons GTGTGTATTATGTTGGGGTACGATAACCTTGATGGTTTAGTAAATGGAAGAACTCATAAGACACAAGATTTTTTTCTAGAAGCACGGAAAAAATTTCCATCCATCAATCTTGGAAGTTCACCTCTGATTGAACTGTTTAGTAATTCAGCCTGGCATTCTCAGACAAAGACTTATTCTCCATCTATAAGTTGTGAAGAATTTCAACCTATCGCAACAGATGGGAAGTGGATGATTCCGGTTTCTCTTACAAAAGTGTGCCCTTCTCTTAATAACAGCCTTCCAGATACAGGTTTTTCATGTGAAGAAGTTTCTATACCTACTCCGACCCAATTTCATTCCGATTCCCTTGAAGATCAGCAATGCATTTTTGCAGATTCTGAAGAGTCTTTGCCTCCTATAGTGCTCAATAATGACAAATTATCTCAGTTGATACTTGACAAACCTATTAACCTCATAGAAGGATTGAGCAAACGGCAGTCTCGTCAGCTGGAAGATTGTGATTTCCATACG TTGCGCAAATTGTTGCACCACTTTCCTCGTAGTTATGCTGATCTACAGAACTCGCATATGGGAATTGAGGACGGCCAGTACTTGATTTTTGTTGGCAGGATTTTGTCGTCCAG GGCTGTTAAAGCTAGCTATGCACTTTCTTTTTGGGAGGTGATTGTGCATGGTGAGGTTGGCATAAATGTTGGTGGAAAGAAGATGATCTATTTGCATCTAAAGAAATTTTTTCGTGGCACTCGTTTCACTAGCCAAGGTTTTCTTCGCTGTCTTGAAAAGAAGCACGAAGAAGGTGATTTTGTGTGTGTTAGTGGGAAG GTGAGGGGCACTTCTAAGGAGGATCACTATGAAATGAGAGAATATAGCTTGGATGTGATTGAGAATGAAGATGATCTGTCTATTGCAATGAAGGGGAGACTATTTCCTATATATCCTTCTAAGGGTGGCCTAAAACCTCATTTCTTCCGAGACATTATGATAAG AGTCTTGCAGTCATTGCATGCTGATATAGATCCTATTCCTCTAGATATCACAATAGACATTGGACTTTTGGGGCTTCATGAT GCATATATTGCTATTCACCAGCCTAAGGATTTAAATGAAGCTGATCTTGCTCGCAGAAGATTTGTATTTGATGAGTTCTTTTACCTTCAG TTGGGTCGCATGTACCAGATGCTTGAAGGTCTTGGATCCAGAATAGAGAAGGAAGTATTGCTTGAAAGATACAGAAACATAGAGCAGACATCTGTTTTATCTGAGGAGTGGTCGGACCTCACTAGGAGTGTTCTAGAAAAATTACCTTATTCATTAACTAAAAGCCAACTAAATGCAATCTCAGAAATAATTTGGGACCTAAAGCGACCAGTTCCCATGAATCGGCTACTGCAG GGTGATGTGGGCTGTGGAAAGACAGTTGTTGCCTTTTTGGCATGCATGGAAGTCATTGGCTCTGGATACCAG GCAGCTTACATGGTTCCTACTGAGTTGCTTGCTATCCAGCACTATGAAGACCTGTGTAATCTGCTGGAGAATGTGGATTGTTCTTGCAGACCTTGTGTTGCGCTTCTAACGGGTTCAACTCCAGCAAAACAAGCACGGATGATACGCAAT GAACTCCAAGCAGGGACTATTTCGTTAGTAATTGGAACCCATAGCTTGATTGCTGAAAGTGTAGAATTTTTGGCTTTAAGGCTTGCAGTAATTGATGAGCAACATCGTTTTGGTGTAATTCAGAGAGGAAGATTGAATAATAAG TTAAGTTGTGCGTCTGCATCTGGAACTGGTTCAGCTGCTTTTGGTGATACCCAGAAAGGTAAGATGCAAATGACACCACATGTTCTTGCAATGTCAGCTACCCCAATACCCAGAAGTCTTGCTTTAGCTCTATATGGAGACATGTCCCTGACACAG ATCACAGATTTGCCTCCAGGAAGATTGCCTATTGAGACGTGTATTGTTGAAGGAGATGAGTACGGATTTGAGAAGGTTTATGAG ATGATGCACCATGAACTGGAAGCGGGAGGAAAAGTATATCTTGTATACCCGATCATTGAGCAATCTGAGCTACTTCCCCAGCTGCGTGCTGCTTCAGGAGATTTTGAAACTATAAGTTCCAAGTTCCCTAATTACAGCTGTGgattactgcatggaaaaatgAAGGGTGATGAAAAGGACAAGGCGCTAAAATGTTTTAGAGAAGGAGAAACACGGATTCTTCTTTCTACTCAAGTTATTGAGACTGGGATCGACGTGCCAGATGCATCCATGATGGTGGTGATGAATGCTGAACGATTTGGAATGGCGCAATTGCATCAACTTAGAGGTCGAGTTGGGCGTGGTGCTAGGAAATCCAAGTGTATACTAGTTGCTTCTACTGCAACTAGTATCAACCGCTTAAAGGAATTGGAGAAGTCATCAGATGGATATCATCTGGCTAAAGTCGACCTTCTTCTACGTGGGCCTGGTGACTTGCTTGGAAAGAAGCAATCAGGACACCTTCCCGATTTTCCTATTGTTCGATTGGAAGTTGATGGATCaataattcaagatgctcacgTTGCTGCTTTG AAAGTATTAAGCACCTCACATGATCTGGCACAATACCCAGCGCTTAAAGCGGAGCTTAGTATGCGACAGCCACTTTCGTTCCTAGGTGATTGA
- the LOC130808945 gene encoding uncharacterized protein LOC130808945 translates to MVSSTTKNTHFHILLTLLLSLLIHQIQVIKGEDNTNTCPYPCNPTQTGPYSLSPPFGNFPNYPPPAGTTTPYGGSLTVPPPPDSILPYFPYYYRNAPRQPSDDNQISSSTSLDARSRVQILLVLAASILTLYLVYPTSIN, encoded by the exons ATGGTGTCCTCAACTACTAAAAATACCCATTTTCACATCTTATTAACTTTActcttatcattattaatcCATCAAATCCAAGTAATTAAAGGAGAAGATAATACTAATACATGCCCTTATCCTTGCAATCCAACCCAAACAGGGCCTTATTCCCTTTCTcctccatttgggaatttcccAAATTACCCTCCACCAGCTGGTACTACTACTCCTTATGGTGGTTCCTTAACTGTACCGCCGCCTCCCGATTCTATACTTCCTTACTTTCCTTATTATTATAGAAACGCACCTCGTCAACCGTCGGATGATAATCAGatttcatcatcaacttcacTTGATGCTAGATCAAGGGTTCAAATACTTCTGGTTTTGGCTGCTTCCATTCTA ACTTTATATTTGGTTTATCCaacatcgataaattaa
- the LOC130808534 gene encoding leucine-rich repeat extensin-like protein 6 yields the protein MSIPISQKSLSYSYIIPMTIIFLVISFLITRIESRNLDEVIESSDPSIKCGGCSPCGHPSCYSPPPPPPPSPPPPKKHSRTTPYCPPPPPSPPSGAGFLYITAPPGDLYPVDVNYSASYRNLVATINLFIGLGFGFIGLLIV from the coding sequence ATGTCAATACCAATTTCCCAAAAATCACTATCATATTCATACATAATTcctatgactataattttcttggtaatttcatttttaatcaCAAGAATTGAATCAAGAAATTTAGATGAAGTAATAGAATCATCTGATCCAAGTATAAAGTGTGGTGGTTGTTCACCATGTGGTCACCCATCATGTTACTCACCACCACCACCTCCACCGCCGTCTCCACCACCACCTAAGAAGCATTCGAGAACCACCCCTTATTGCCCACCACCGCCACCGTCACCGCCTTCGGGTGCAGGGTTTTTGTACATAACTGCACCACCAGGAGATTTGTACCCTGTTGATGTCAATTACTCTGCTTCATACAGGAATTTGGTAGCtactataaatttatttattggccTTGGATTTGGCTTTATAGGGTTGTTGATTGTATGA